AGCTAAAAGGTCAATTGCATGCAGAGCTGCGTGAGTGAAAGGACTCCCACCCTGCTGACCACCAGGCTGCCTACAGGCCATGCTTTAGGCACACTGTTTGGGATCTCACACTCAGATATCAGCTCTGCTTGGAGTTTGTTGCCgttactgttgtttttgttcttgagCGTCAGAGTTGCTGGCAAGCACTGCACATGACGACCCAAAAACTAATTTTGTTTGCTCATGGTGACCCAAAAACTGATTGTTTTTGCCAGTCTATGCCTCACATACGGGACACGGAAGGGTATGTTTATTCGAGAGGCAGAGAAATCCAGCAATGGAAAAACCAGTCAATTGCTTTTGATATCGGCCTAAAAAACTCTGATTTAGTACGTAGTGAGTGACAGTGCCAGTACTCTCTCTGGCAGTGAAGCGTGAAGTCACGGCAGAGTTCCAGTGATGAGCCAGGAATCTTCTCTCAGGAGCTGGACTGGACAAAACACAGTTCAACCTGGAAGCTTCCTTTGCTGGCTCAGGACGATACAGTTCAGGCCCATGTGGACTGTGTCTTAGTGCTCTGCTCAGGCATCACATCCAGATGAGCAGGAGCACAGATTTAGGCTTTATTAGTAAGGCACTTTGCACTTTCACTCTGTCCAGTAATGCAGAGTTCTGAGTTTTTCAAACCTGTGCGAAACTATATACCATGTTATCTACACAAGAAAGACCAATCCATCCCAGGGTGCATATACATTTTAACCTGAGCAGTGATTAAAAATGGCACCTGTCACTTCCAACTTCACCATCTCCAAAAGAAGGAGAAACTTTCCAAACACTGCAACTTCCTGTTTGGCTTTGACCTACAGATGCTACATAACACACGGACAAGcccacaaatgtttttatttaaatatgactttgtggcatgagaaaataaacaaaggcaAGGAAAATCGGATTGATTGGGCTCACAAAGTCCGACCAGGAAGACGGCAGTGTCGTGGGATGGAACTCCCGGAAAggcagcagtgtgctgtggtaaGGAACCTCCCAACCCCTAATGCCTAAAGCGCAGCCGCCTTCCTCTTGTCTTTGTTATTAATCTCTATAGTCCTCGATGGACTTATAGCGAAAAAGCAGTCTGAGTGAGTACGACTAATCAGTGGGTCATGAGAACACACTGGGCGAGTGTGGTGAAGCCTGTAAATCGCCTGAAATACAGACTGCTCGCTACAAAGTACATTTGCAGCAGACTTTTCACAGGCTGATTAATGACAGTTGGCAGGAGCAAATACAAGCTCTTGATGTTGACCAGAGGACACGTTACATAAAATGGCACATTTGACCATAAAGTGATATGCAGCCTCTCTATTAAGGGAATGACATCAAATTATTCTTTTCATAGAATCAGTGCCATGTAATGAAATTCTAGTGTGAActgaaaacaataaatcaatatatttttatctttattctGAAATTTATTATCAAAGTGACTGATTATCAAACACTTGAAGTCATATAAAATGATTTCTCAGACCTTCACCTTACGCAGGCTGCTagtatgtatgtttgtaatTATGACGGTGTGTAAGGGCTCATCCTGAGCTTTACACTGCATTCTGGAACAGGGACATCATGTGGCTTGGAGGTTCTAATGAATCACACAAaccttacacacagacacacgcaaacCTTATGAcagtaattaattcatttagcACTGTACAAGTATGTTAGACCCACTGTCACTATTAAATGCTATTTAGTACTATTTACTACTTAGGAATGACACTGATTACTCTTATCTGTTCTGTATGAGATTACTTTCATCAGACTGATCAgacatatagtatatatagcACAATCGTTGCTTATCCAGTGTTTAGATGTGGGTTCAGCTGAGCCCTACCCAGCCGAACAGTCATAGTCCCTTCACAGATGCAAGTTGTAGAGGGTGAAATCAGAGCAGAGGCATGTAGAATCAGACCTGGAGATAACACAGGAACCACTGTGACCACAGATGCTGGAACTCATTTCTGGCCTGCTAAACAAATCTATACCTCTTAAACCTGCTTGTTCCTAGATTATGGCCAATCCAGTCTGGATCACGGGTCATCTGTGGAGAAGGGAACAGCTGCACTGGATTGGAGACCTTGTAGTTCATAGAGACAAGGGATGTCCTAGTTACCAAGGATGCACCAACATGTCCAAACGTGCTATATTACAGCTCCTAAAATACCTAATCTAGGTGGTGTTCAAATTCTAGATCCCATCTGAGCACGTCTCATTTGCTGGAAGAATGACTGACTTTTTGAAATACAGTCTCAGTTCCCTCAAATCCCCCTAGTGATTCTCCGTGGGCAGACGGTCAGTGGAGTTTCCTGGAATAGGTGCTACTTTGCCATGTCCCATTGGCATCAAGCCTCTGGTGATGTCTCCCCACTTAACCCTGGTGCCTTCAAATGTAATAACAGTCATTCAATAGAACACCACAccagaaaaagagaagaaaaatagttATTCTCTCATTAcataatgatttatttttctcttcttttcctcttatCGAAGACATTCAGGAAAAGGAAGTGAGTGGTCTGCTTACTTCGACCAATTAAAAACCAGTGCCACAAGTTTTCATAAACGATTTCATTTGATGTGTAAAGCTTTTCTCCCCAGGTAGGTGCTGGCCTGGGAATCATAATGAATATGCTAATATATTCGTTATGAGATGGGAGGGGCACATTTGACACAGGATCAGCTCCTTCTCACACTTCCAACTCTGGTTCTGGCATGTGCACTGGATGCATATAGTGATGTGTCTTTTTATATTGCTCACAAAGTGAAGGCCTGTGCTTCTAGGGCAGATTATTCAAGCTTTCCACACTATGACATTTTGAAGGAAAGTATTTTTCCCTATCGGTGACATTTAACCTTTTGTCATCTTGCAGTATCTGAGCACACAAAAATCTGATTCTGTACAGATGTACTTCCAGGGGTCTGAGGTCTCTTCAgtacagtgaatgaatgtgaatgggAATACTGCAGAGTGGTGCATTTGGGAGGGAAAAGTCTTTGTGTatagagagaagagagagggagtgagagagggagagagaagagaaagcgagggagtgagagagggagtgatgtTTGGGAATAACATTACTCTCCAGGACATTGTCCAGAAGTTCACAAACAAAGCAACTATAAAATAATCGCTAATACATTCAGcaaaagaggaagaaggaatGAGTTACCAAAAGAGGAGAAAACCCCAAAGAcccattttattacctcagccACAACTATGACGGGGTGAGTGTGAAATGAGAGCATGGAAGAAGgcaggacacaggagagaaagatTCCAGTAAACAAGCCACAGCAGATGAGCAGGAATgttatgaaaaagaaagagaaaatgagacgacaagatgcagagagagagagagagagaccgagaaagagggagaagcaAGTGTAAttggacagagaggaagagatacaGATGTGGGATGCTTGTTGCTAGGAGAGGTAAAAACATCCTGAAAAACATCATCGTGGCCAGATGGATGACATCATAGTTGAGCAGCGACAACACACAGAAGGACTGGGACATAGTGAGACGCAGCGATtgacagaaggagacagaggaagagggagaaatggggagaaaagtaaaaatgaagacaaaaaacCATTCTCATTATTCCGTGCTGGAgtatgaggagagaggaggagcaaggGTGTAGTGTGCTGCATGCAGACTCTATGCTCTGTCTGCTCTGCAATGGCCAGCAGCACCTCCGTCCCACAGTCTAGATGCAGAACCAGACCAGTGCAACACCCCCACGTTGGAGCAGGGAATTTAAACCAAATGTATGGCTTCAAAATAATAGATTGGAGGCATGGACTTTCTAATTTCTGAGTTTAAACTAAAAACCTGCTACCTGCTTTTGTGCTATATTACTCTTACTGTAAGTCGCTGGTAAAACTGTTGGCAGGCTTTCTAGAACTCTGAGGTGTAGGAGATTCAAAGCAGGGTGTCATATTGGACGCAATAATACAACGTGGAAAGAACTGGCAGAATTTACTACCAGAGCCTCCAAGGTTATATTAGTTTTCCATTCTAATTTAGCATCTAATGACATTAATCCGTTATTAGAGTAGGAGCAATGGAATGCGTGCCTTAGGTTTAGCGCATGGATTTATGCAGCTATTTAGTGAGAGACGCCCATCATACAAAAACTGCATCCAGACATGGGACTGGTCTTTCCTATGGCATAGCCCCACAGTTCCCACAGGCTCTGCAGTCAGCAGCATAGTTactgagtgtgttagtgtgatcCTCTGTGGTCTGTGAATGAGGGTTTTCCTCCACTCGTTTTGTGTTGTCCAGTCAGATGTTTAACAAACATCTCAGAGACGAAAGGCATAACGTCTGGCTCGAGAATCTGCCTGTTGACAAGACAGTGTTAACACAGCACGAGCATTTTCCAAGTGACACGCACAATTCATTTCACAGAACTGCCTGACACAgttcccttttttaaaaatgcctttgtGTATTGCAGTCTGTTGTACAGGATACACAGAGAGGAGAATTATATAACAGGATGATGTAAACACGTTTTTGTTCGTCGCCCCACACTGAACGCAAGCACCGTGTGCCTTACAGAAGGAGAGCGATCAGAAGATCGCCACTGCAGTAAGCGGCAGGCTGAGCTCGTACACGCAGCTGGGCTTGGCCAATGGGCAGCAGTACACTGTCACTATCACGGGAGAAAAAGATGACAAGATGGGTGCTGTGAGTCAGGCAGACTTCCAAACCTGTGAGTTCTTCCAAGAAGCTCCATTTATACCCTTTACACTAAACTAAACTAACACTCTTAATCCTTTTAACACTAAAGCTGACATTTGACTACAGCAATCAGGAATAATATATTggatataaataaaagaactgCAAGGAAAGATAATGCAGACATTATTAACAATTAAGATATGTCAAAAAGCAGGATTTTTTAGTTGAATAAGAAAAATATTGACTGTGAAATAAGAATTCACTTGACATTTTCTGTTATCAGACACCTCAGACTCATGTTAGCTAAATGAGAATTTAGAATTGCATGTTTGGCCTGTAAGACCAACCGTCATTTTTGATTTTCACTAATACTATTGTATTTTCACCATAAGATTAACTAATTTAACTTAACTCTCTCCAGCCTTTTATCAAGCCTTCTACATTAACGTACTATGTTTCTTTCTCAGTGATGTCTGGCCCCAAAAACCTTCAAGTCGTGAAGACAAGCACATCATCTGTCATCATCCAATGGGAGCAAGCACAAGGGGAGATTGACAGATATCTCCTATTCGTTTCACCCAATCAGACAGATGGATCTAACAGAACACCTCAGGAAATTAGGTTGCCGTCTGAGAGAAACTCGGCACAGGTTGTCTTGCTGGAACCTGGGCGGTTATATGACATCTCTCTGGTGGCAGAAAGAGATGGCACACAGAGCCTGCCTGTGACCGTGCAGGCCATTCCTGGTACGTTGCATTGTAAcacttaaaatgttaatttctaaTTCATTCTAATTCATAATTAGAGGTTCCTGTGGGATTGCTCTTGGAGATGGCAATCAGGGCTTTTTATAacacttttctttcttataGACATTATGGAGTTTGCTGCTGGATTTCAGTTTGAATGtttctaaacatttattttaatcctACAGATTACAAGGGAACCTAGTTCAATCTAAATGACCTGTCATCATCACTGCATATACACCCAGGACGTTTTGTATTATCATTGGTGCAAAATGATCATAAAGTAGTGTTAAGTAGTGTTGCTCTGTACTGAGCTTATCCATATGAAAAGTAGTgcaaaagaaatacattttaaaaataataataataaaaaaaagatttcttgGATTCAGAAGGAAATCTCCTCTGATCAGGTTCGGTACCTGAGGATGAGGCCAGCCCTAGTCCTGGGTGACAAATTTCTCATTTAGGTGTTCAACCTCTTCCAAAAAGCAGGAATGTCCAGTGGATGAATAGGGTAGCAAACTGCATCCTGCACGATGAAGACCTTTGCCAAAAGTCCAGCTAAGATATCTTGTTTCTCAGTATGCCGTCATGGAAAGGCTGGGCATCCTAAAATGAGCTTTCTGTACTGAAAACGAACTACTAGAAATGAGATCCAAACAGGGACAGGCAAATGGTTCTTTACAAATGAACTGAACCCATCAGGAGCAGGGCTGGTCTCCCACACAATGGAATGATAATATTTTCCCGTCTCCTCCGCTTTGCAGTGATGACtcactttattttccatctcAGTGGATAGACAGTCTTTAATGAGGAGCACCTGATTTCCTTACCCTGTCCTATTTTTCACAGCTAATCTTTGTTTTCAATTCTCTCTAGAAAGGCAGTAgaggtgtgtgtcagtgactgGTGATGTCACAGGGTTAATATGAATGCAAGCCTCGATGGAGGCGTTGGGTATGATAAAAAATTAATGAGGCaataaatgaaatgcataactTGTTTAATTGTGGGCACTAATTCTTAATGCCTTAACTTTGCAGTTCAGTCTCCAGAGCTTTTCTCATTCTGGCTGGCTCATCTAGGAAAGAGCAACACGTTAATGAGATTGATACCAATTTGCAAACTTTATTCATGCATTTAGGAACTCCCACAAAGATGCTACCCAGGATGACTGAGAAAACTGTGACCATGCCGATAGAACTGGGAACAGACCACAGTGATGGCAAGACTCacgaaacaaaaccaaatagcACTATTCTATTGGTAAAGAATCAGGGTGAAGGAAAAACAGGACAGAGGAAGTATCTGGAAACATCTGAGGGTTTCAGAAAACCCAGTTTATACATGCCAAGGCAAGGAAGACCAACACTTAATGGAAAGGACAAGGTCTTACTCAGACCTGGCAGTCGACCAGACACGATAAGAAGACCAAATATTGCAATGCAGTTCAATGGCACAAGGCCAGGCAGCAGGCGGGGGATGTTCACTCATGTTCCTTCAAAAATGTTAATGGAAAGGTTCTCGGCTGAGTGGCCAAGAACAAAGACACCAAGTGTTGGCTCAGGAGTGCAGGCTCCTATGACCATGGATAGTATAGTGGCAATGACCTTGAAAGAGACCAATCAAGAGCCAGCTTCTAAAGCATCAGTGAATGGAAGTCATCGTAGGGTCCAAACAGATCATTATAAAATGAAACCAGAGGGACGGGTTCTAAAGAACAGCACTTTGGGTTCTCAGCCATTCAACATTTCTGAGGAAAAAGCAGTTTTAGCAAGCGATCCAGAGCTTTACAGAAACATCTCTGAGCAAACTGAGGAACCTTTGGCATCCACAATTACAAGTGAGAAAAACCTCACTTCCTACATCAATGGGACAAAATGTGTCAGAAAGGTCTTGGTAGGGCACAGGAAAATACTCTTAAATAGGACAGTGAATGGGAAAGCACTGACTAAAAACATTACAGTCATGGTCAGTCACATCAACGGAAATGAAATCCTGCATAAGGCTCTCACAGGCAGGCCTGACGGCGTTACTAATGATGTCACACCACTAAATGAAGAAGGAACTAAGCTCCATggtgaaaagaacaaacaaaacccaagcTTACATGAGATTTTGGAGAAGCAAGAAGAAGCAATAggtgaggaaaagaaagaggcTGGTGGAATAGGAATCACACGTTTGCCAACAAGCCATGCAACAAAGATATTTTCTCAGCACCCTGTACATGTTAGCATACAGGAAGAGGAGTCTGGGGCAAGCCTTCCACATGTTCATCAACCTGCATACATGACAtcaccctctcctcctctgcccacCCTTCATGCTAAACCTGTTCTGGTTCCATCAGTAACAGCGAACCAACATACAAATAATGATCAGGTgttaaaacacagacacccaacAAGAACCTCTTTCCACATGTCCCCATCTCTCAGACAAGGATTTTCTGATAGGTCAAAGTCACCCAGTTCATCAGTTCACATAATAAAAGGCAGACACCCTTCTAGACGTATTCCCTCTGTAATGTCTCATATATCCACAGATAAAcatccaaataaaaatgttcactttCCACACCCATTTGCaggaaatcaaaccatagagcAGGAAGTGGGGATCTCCAGAGTATCCCAGCCTGATGATCAAGGCTCACTCACTACATCTGTCCAAAAAGTCAGTACTCCTCCTACCTCAACCACAATACCAGTGACAGTGAGCAGTACAGAGAAGATGAAGGGaggaaataaaaaaggaatgcTTGAGACTGAACACATGGAGACAAAAGACAGGAAAGTACCACCATTCCGTCGCATGCCATTTAGGGGCAAATTCCCCAACCAACGTAATATTCGTCCATTTCAAAACCAGACCGGGCCTCTTTCGAAGATTCCCCGGAAGTCCTTTAGGATTCGGGTACTCAGGCCAACCTCACCCACAGTCACAATCACAGACAACATCAGTGCTAGTAAAACAATTCCTCCTCACCAAGAAAAACCCCAAATTAACAACCCTGGCTTAAATGGGCCAACATTtacagtgagaaagaaaaatggcaCAGTCATCAGACTCCCACCTAGATTTCATACTCAAAAACAGCCAAACTCCACCAATAAACACTCCCAAATTGGTCTCATAACAGAAAAAGATGTAAGAAACATGTCAAAAATTGGATTCCCAACAGATAAAGATAATGATCCTGAAGTGATTTTGCTAACAGAGAAGACCAACACCAATGGTACATTCCAAGCTGTTGGTAGGGGTTTTGAAGAGGACACTGATCACATTTTGTCCAGgatcacaaacacactcagcagtACTGCTACTATGACTCATCAACAAGTGCAACCTGAAAGTATCAGTGGCCACCAAAATGGCCCGAGTCCCAATCGGAGTTCAACATTTACAGTGAGAAGGAAAAATGGTACAATCATCAGACTCCCACCTAGGCTTCGCACACAAATACAGCCAAATGCTATCATTCACAGAGGCCCAAAAGAGAGGGAGCATGATACTAATGGCAAATTGGCCCCCAAAGCTGGTCTGGCAGcagaaaataatgcaaataaagaaTCTAAAACTGATCCCCTGACAGCCAAAGACAAAGATTCTGATGTTATTCTATCAGCAGAAAGAACCAACACCGATGGTGTTATTGGAGGTCcagaaaattacattaatgGCATTCTGCCCAGGGTTACAAACAtactcagcagcagtgctggCATTACACATCACCAAGCAGAACCTAAACTTGACAACACAAACCTAAATCTTAGTCCAGCAATCACAATGAGAAGGAAAAATGGAACAATTTTAAGACTCCCACCAAGACTCAGGACCCAAATAAAGCCAAACAGCACCAACATATATGTGGGCCCAATAGGAAGTAAAGACTCAAAAGCTGACAAAGGGTCCAAAGCAGATGTTTTTACAAGCAAAGACTCAAGCAAAGTCTCTAAACCTGGACTCTCAATAGACAAAGACTCAAGTAAAGATTCTAACATGCCTCTCTTAACAGAAACAGATACAAGCAAAGATTCTAAAGTTGCCCCATCAACAGACAAGGCTAGAGGTAAAAATACTCAAAAATTAGTTTTTTCAGGGGGTTCAGAAGATGGTATTGATCATATTGCAGTTCAGAATGTGACATCGAAAGGGTTTATTGTTATATGGGGTGCACCAATAGGaatgttcaaaaatgtaattatcagCATAACAGAGGCTGGTGGAAAAAGGTCAGGGCAGGTGGAGCTGAGAAGCAAGGATGAAGAGGGTCTCACGCAGGATGAAGATATAAACATGGGTGATGACAGGAACAAGGGGAAAGTTCTGGAGCATACAGACCCAGAGAAAGACCATGCAGGTGAAGATCAAGCAAAAGATCTGTGGAGTCCTTCTGATTCACACATCATGAGAAGAAACAGCAGTGATGGGGGACTTATAAACAATTTAACGATGGTGCTTCCCGGGTCCGCTCACTCATTTCCGGTCACAAACCTCATCCCACAGACTGCCTACTCCGTGTCCCTTTTTGGGAAGGGTCCTGGATTACAATCCAATATTCACCACTTCATCATCAGCACAGGTACTCAGAACAGAAAGTGACACACTTAAGgtgttacatatataaaaaaatttaaattcaaatagCCAAGATGCATCCAAGTTCCAGTTGCTTGttagttgtgtttgtgtgtgtgtgtgtgtgtgtgtgtgtgtattacactgtGTCAGTGTTCAGCTTTTAAACACCGTGTTGCTTTCTGTGTTATTCACTGTGCACCTTCTACCAGCAAAGGCTTGTAATCAGAGCTGTCATATGAGGACTCCTCTAAGGCTTTGATTAAAACTCACAGAATgagtgagttttttttaaataaaattcctATGTGTAACATAGGCCTTTGAAGCtaaccctgtgtttgtgcagacacCTTGgtggaacaggaacaaaaaaaaaaacccaaaacacacgTACTTGATCAGTAATGGGGCATACTATTAGACCTCACTGGAGAATAAACTCATTTGAAGGGCAAagaaattttatttgtataggaCTTTTTATACACAGTGGAAATTCAAATTGCTTTACATGGACATAGaagatttaaataataaatcttaTTAAATCCAAGATCTTTCACCTCAGGAATGTTTTTGCAAATTTTTTTGCAAAAAAGAGGTTGTTAcataaaactatttatttatttatatattaataaagtttatatatatatatatatatatatagtaaaatttaataaatagtAGTGCAGAAATTCAAAACTAAATGTGCAATACACTGAACTAGACAATCAAAATGCATCTGCTAGATAAGGTCATTATAGATCAGATTTTAAGATGCAGTTGACGTCCTTTGACTCGGCCCGCAATTTTTGTCAGGGACTGAAGTGCTAAAAGGGATTTGCTTTATTGCACAAAGTGAGCAGTGTTTCAAATTTAGCCATAAATGGCTACATCGGAAATCTTACGAAACACTGGCCACTCTGTACAGCTTAATTCAAACATTGTATGGTTAACATTTTCATCCATAAGAGACTGAATAAAACAGGGGAAGCCTAGCAGATGGTCCGGCCCTGCGGTTTTGGTCTGGGTTTCTGGGTCCTCACAAGGCCATTATGACATTAgcctgtttttttgtattttgtacacCAGTGTGTCCAATCACATTCACGTGTCATGTATAGATGTGTCGTGAATATCAGCCTATAATTATACTTTACTGGTTTGCTTACATTACAGTGTCTTACTAAGTATTAGGTATTGGTGCATAACTAACATATTAATTTGATCTTTTTCTTTTGACATTTGTTTATTGATCATAAGCCCTGAACAGATGGATGAGTTTGTATTTTGTAAGACTTTCATTACCTGTTGATTTCTTATCCCCTCTACAATAGACACTGGATATAGCTGTAGTATTCATAAGACCTATGTAAACAGATGCCATGGTGTTATGTCACATCAATTCAAATAGCTATCATATCCATTAGCACACTTGGCTACATTGATCTTTTTCCCAGggtacatttacagtaagccATCTTCACtgactactgtcatcattcatcAAAACTCAAAAGTCAGGGTGAGACCATGGTCATCTTTAAGAGCTCCCAAATGCTGAGGTTAGGAATAACTGCAAAACATGATCTGGACAAAATGACATGCATGATGTAACCTTGAGGGAAAGGATGTTCAGAGCTGTGGCCTGGCGTATATACACAGTGACATTGGCAGGTGTTTTAACTAGAACTTGCTGATAAGTGAgtaattattttccatttgaGTGAACACATAGTTGCAAATGCTCCCAGTACGTGATGCCCAAGTGTGATGGTTTAGAGCTTCTACTTGTCCTCTAGTATTAGACCTTCACAATAGCTGATGTATACTTTTAGGTGTTAGTTAGCTGGTGCACATCTGATGATGTACATTTTAAGATTGTAATTAACAATCCAATTAGCACACATTTCCTGGGAATGACCTGCTAGCCAAAGCAACCGTGAGCTATTACCAGATGATTTAACTCCTGTTTACACAACTACCTCCTCTGACCCTTCACCtactctctgtgtttgtctttcttcctcccAGGATCAAAAGGTCAACATCATCGCTACAGTCTCAtgtttgatctctctctcacttgtccAGGATCAGTGTTCTCTATTAACACAACGTTCATGTGGGTCTCAGAATTGTATATGCTctgctgtatatactgtatatatgtttgggttgcacatatatacacaagtatGTGAGCTGTATGTGCACTAATAGTAACCAGTAAGTCGATATCAGACAACATTAAGAGATGAGAGTTGGAATGCAGCTGAAATTATTAAATCTTTATGGTTAGAGTTGAATAAAATGTGCTATTGatcatgtttgtctttttctcacaAATCTATCagtttttaaaggtttaaaggttttcttttaataCAAATTCCTATACCCAACATTTGTTTACGTTTCTATCCTTTAAAcatcttctctccttttctcgtctttatttttttctttgtctctctttctttgtttttcatgtccATCTGTTTTTCCTTGccgtcatgtgtctgtgtgtgacctGTCCCCAGGACCCGAGCCTCCCTCAAAGCTTGCCTTTACTGAGCTTTCTGAGGGCTCTCTCACCGTCTCCTGGACCAGGCCCCGGAGTCCTGTGTCAGGGTTTAAggtcacatacatgcacacaaaggaTGGTAAGACTGGTCATACAGCAAGTGTCATATCTCATTAATTAGATGAGGCTCATGTCTTTCTAATGCTAACACGATGTGGTTGTAGGAGAGCCCGTTTCCAAGGCAGTAAATTCTGCCAACTCCAGTCTGGCTCTTTCTCAGCTGTCGCCCGGTTCCTCATATGAGGTCAGCGTGATATCTGTGCATGGGCTGGACGAGAGCGACCCAATCAGGGACGTCGTAACCACATGTAAGACTGCATGGCAGGTAGATTTCCTGCTTCTAGTCATGTCTTCTCTTTTTAATTTCTGCTTAattgttattcattttcattgctattttactattattatcCAAATGCAGTTTTGATTCATTGCTAGGGAACTGtattctttccctctttccttttAAGCTTACGTTTCAAAAGGTCAATTGCACCAATGCTCATAATAGATCTAGCAGGTGCAGTAACTGGAGAAGCCCAGCTGTATTATAACTCAAAGGGCTCTGCTATTAGGCCATAT
This region of Electrophorus electricus isolate fEleEle1 chromosome 2, fEleEle1.pri, whole genome shotgun sequence genomic DNA includes:
- the LOC113583830 gene encoding tenascin isoform X2 translates to MSFLFHFILVLLPSPALLLLQNAALQSASQRDSRDTKPQPIKVVISEPCVRGEPSESGQAEGREVELDGDSTVVLTHRIRLLSGAATAAPGCSGCEVDLVAIRERIERLEKEVSELRDKCGGPDGGCCTSQQSKGRGCTTVSPPTEACPDDCSDHGHCVEGKCECFPGFSGPDCSMSNCPSNCHDNGMCVSGQCVCDPGFTGSDCSEALCPRNCSQHGRCVNGACVCKSGFSGPDCAVKACPKNCSNRGRCVNGKCMCDTGFTGAACIARTCPGSCNKRGRCVNGKCVCETGFTGPDCSERSCPGNCNNRGRCVNGQCECDSGFTGVDCLSKSCPANCNNRGQCVDGQCVCDEDYAGPDCSTKACPKDCSGRGLCVDGQCVCWRRATGPDCGQCEDGFTGGDCSIVLSGVSNLRTMDITESSVTLSWTPPAVQYDTYHITFTSEESDQKIATAVSGRLSSYTQLGLANGQQYTVTITGEKDDKMGAVSQADFQTLMSGPKNLQVVKTSTSSVIIQWEQAQGEIDRYLLFVSPNQTDGSNRTPQEIRLPSERNSAQVVLLEPGRLYDISLVAERDGTQSLPVTVQAIPGTPTKMLPRMTEKTVTMPIELGTDHSDGKTHETKPNSTILLVKNQGEGKTGQRKYLETSEGFRKPSLYMPRQGRPTLNGKDKVLLRPGSRPDTIRRPNIAMQFNGTRPGSRRGMFTHVPSKMLMERFSAEWPRTKTPSVGSGVQAPMTMDSIVAMTLKETNQEPASKASVNGSHRRVQTDHYKMKPEGRVLKNSTLGSQPFNISEEKAVLASDPELYRNISEQTEEPLASTITSEKNLTSYINGTKCVRKVLVGHRKILLNRTVNGKALTKNITVMVSHINGNEILHKALTGRPDGVTNDVTPLNEEGTKLHGEKNKQNPSLHEILEKQEEAIGEEKKEAGGIGITRLPTSHATKIFSQHPVHVSIQEEESGASLPHVHQPAYMTSPSPPLPTLHAKPVLVPSVTANQHTNNDQVLKHRHPTRTSFHMSPSLRQGFSDRSKSPSSSVHIIKGRHPSRRIPSVMSHISTDKHPNKNVHFPHPFAGNQTIEQEVGISRVSQPDDQGSLTTSVQKVSTPPTSTTIPVTVSSTEKMKGGNKKGMLETEHMETKDRKVPPFRRMPFRGKFPNQRNIRPFQNQTGPLSKIPRKSFRIRVLRPTSPTVTITDNISASKTIPPHQEKPQINNPGLNGPTFTVRKKNGTVIRLPPRFHTQKQPNSTNKHSQIGLITEKDVRNMSKIGFPTDKDNDPEVILLTEKTNTNGTFQAVGRGFEEDTDHILSRITNTLSSTATMTHQQVQPESISGHQNGPSPNRSSTFTVRRKNGTIIRLPPRLRTQIQPNAIIHRGPKEREHDTNGKLAPKAGLAAENNANKESKTDPLTAKDKDSDVILSAERTNTDGVIGGPENYINGILPRVTNILSSSAGITHHQAEPKLDNTNLNLSPAITMRRKNGTILRLPPRLRTQIKPNSTNIYVGPIGSKDSKADKGSKADVFTSKDSSKVSKPGLSIDKDSSKDSNMPLLTETDTSKDSKVAPSTDKARGKNTQKLVFSGGSEDGIDHIAVQNVTSKGFIVIWGAPIGMFKNVIISITEAGGKRSGQVELRSKDEEGLTQDEDINMGDDRNKGKVLEHTDPEKDHAGEDQAKDLWSPSDSHIMRRNSSDGGLINNLTMVLPGSAHSFPVTNLIPQTAYSVSLFGKGPGLQSNIHHFIISTGPEPPSKLAFTELSEGSLTVSWTRPRSPVSGFKVTYMHTKDGEPVSKAVNSANSSLALSQLSPGSSYEVSVISVHGLDESDPIRDVVTTLPDPPTDLSVINVTDTKALLLWRPALATVDQYVIVYGSEEAPGSDLTIKVSGNTVEHQLQGLRSSTRYTVSISSQLDDLRSFGTATTSFITGSGPGGKGEGPRDLRASQVTQHTAVLSWKPPASTVTGYNLTYVTEGQEIKEVMVAPGVTELRLTGLHPGSVYTARLQGKRKGIYTTSSSTEFTTGSLRFPFPTDCSQELLNGVRESGVVEIFPDGKEARPIRVYCDMDTDGGGWMVFQRRKDGKINFFRGWQDYRKGFGDLEGEFWLGNNILHNLTRITPMTLRVDLRAGAEAAYAEYSSFSVDTAKKHYMLRVSGYSGTAGDSMKYHDRRPFSTWDRDPQPFITRCAMSYRGGWWYRNCHESNLNGLYNTHTNHQGLIWTTWKGTDFSIPFTEMKLRPTSFNPYTQA